One stretch of Saccharopolyspora erythraea DNA includes these proteins:
- a CDS encoding AAA family ATPase, with product MSTRQGRFVSMGVMSLEHGCFVVLTGGPGSGKSALADALGERGFARTREAGRAVIRDQTAIGGTALPWADRELFAELMLCWEMRSHQSAPRDGAPVFFDRGIPDVAGYLRLEGRAVPAHVDAAARRFRYHRRVFVAPPWPRIYRRDAERRQSLEVAERTYQVMVEVYAGYGYELVTLPRASVAERVRFVLDALG from the coding sequence ATGTCCACGCGGCAGGGTCGGTTCGTCTCGATGGGTGTGATGTCGTTGGAGCACGGCTGTTTCGTGGTCCTCACCGGAGGGCCGGGGTCGGGCAAGAGCGCGTTGGCCGACGCACTGGGGGAGAGGGGCTTCGCGCGGACGCGGGAGGCCGGGCGGGCCGTGATCCGCGACCAGACGGCGATCGGCGGCACGGCGCTGCCGTGGGCGGATCGCGAGCTGTTCGCCGAGCTGATGCTGTGCTGGGAGATGCGCTCCCACCAGAGCGCTCCGCGCGACGGCGCGCCGGTCTTCTTCGACCGGGGCATCCCGGACGTCGCCGGGTATCTGCGGCTGGAAGGACGTGCCGTGCCCGCGCACGTGGACGCCGCCGCCCGGCGGTTCCGCTACCACCGCAGGGTGTTCGTCGCTCCGCCGTGGCCGCGGATCTACCGCCGGGACGCCGAGCGCAGGCAGTCGCTCGAGGTGGCCGAGCGGACCTACCAGGTCATGGTCGAGGTCTACGCCGGCTACGGCTACGAGCTGGTGACGCTGCCGCGCGCGTCGGTGGCCGAAAGGGTGCGCTTCGTCCTGGACGCGTTGGGTTGA
- a CDS encoding Hsp70 family protein: MGYSLGVDLGTTFTAVAVDRTERIEMLTLGDRTVVAPAVVFARDDGGVVTGDAAVRRAMSEPYRTGREFKRRLGDPTPLMLGGTPYSAVALLGYLLRDALHKVTETEGEAPDNVVLTHPANWGPYRRELFDEVPRLGGLDDVRKVTEPEAAAAYYAAKRRLDDGEVVAVYDLGGGTFDATVVRKLPDGIAILGSPEGIERLGGVDFDEAVLNHVDRELNGAIGELPPQDPQAATALRRLRQDCIEAKEALSVDTETTIPVFLPNRHCEVRLTRVEFEDMIRVPIESTIEALHRALRSARVEPADLAAVLLVGGSSRIPLVARMVSEELGRPTAVDAHPKYAVALGAAALAGVETGPAGVSLETAKVIPAARSSGNGGLARTEQAEEQGPAAGGGGTPPPETGGRGGGGGEPEGEPSGRRGGRARAAVTGVLGKPRNIIMLAAAVLGVLVLVGTLSLFGGGVGPDVQAPGPREAEPIVPGPAVQPNAFAESLPNPTPAPDIGVAAPRGVAVTPDGRYAFVTSRNTSRVSVIDVANGQVVASVFLKVPPQFVAVAPDGRRAYVSAYPPTGPENQVAVIDVASATVIAEVPVGKHPYTLAVSPDGRQVYVPDHDSAEISIMSTETNAVEGVIRVPRNPHSVSFSPDGQTAYVANHESNLVSVVDTASRSVTDTIPVPPSPHSTTITPDGTEVLVASYDAGTVSTIDTGSKKVVATTRVGIKPSSVAIAPDGRHAYVVNEGSNSVSVMATGTDRVTATLPVGVAPVAAAVTPDGRQAYVTNVNSNSVSVLNTGR, encoded by the coding sequence ATGGGTTACAGCCTTGGCGTCGATCTCGGCACGACCTTCACCGCGGTCGCGGTGGACCGCACCGAGCGGATCGAGATGCTGACGCTGGGAGACCGCACCGTCGTGGCTCCCGCCGTCGTGTTCGCCCGCGACGACGGCGGGGTCGTGACGGGCGACGCCGCGGTGCGGCGGGCCATGAGCGAGCCGTACCGGACCGGCCGCGAGTTCAAGCGCAGGCTCGGCGACCCGACCCCGCTGATGCTGGGAGGCACGCCGTACTCGGCCGTGGCGCTGCTGGGGTACCTGCTGCGGGACGCCCTGCACAAGGTCACCGAGACCGAGGGCGAGGCACCGGACAACGTGGTGCTGACCCATCCGGCGAACTGGGGCCCCTACCGGCGGGAGCTGTTCGACGAGGTGCCCAGGCTGGGCGGCCTCGACGACGTGCGCAAGGTGACCGAGCCGGAGGCGGCCGCCGCCTACTACGCGGCCAAGCGCCGCCTCGACGACGGCGAGGTGGTCGCGGTCTACGACCTCGGCGGAGGCACGTTCGACGCGACCGTGGTGCGCAAGCTGCCCGACGGCATCGCCATCCTGGGCAGCCCGGAGGGCATCGAACGGCTCGGCGGCGTCGACTTCGACGAGGCGGTGCTCAACCACGTCGACCGCGAGCTCAACGGTGCGATCGGGGAGCTGCCCCCGCAGGACCCGCAGGCGGCGACCGCGCTGCGGCGGCTGCGCCAGGACTGCATCGAGGCCAAGGAAGCGCTGTCGGTGGACACCGAGACCACCATCCCGGTGTTCCTGCCGAACCGGCACTGCGAGGTGCGGCTGACCCGCGTGGAGTTCGAGGACATGATCCGCGTCCCGATCGAGTCGACCATCGAGGCGCTGCACCGCGCGCTGCGTTCGGCGCGCGTCGAGCCCGCCGATCTCGCGGCGGTGCTGCTGGTCGGCGGCTCGTCGCGGATCCCTCTGGTGGCCAGGATGGTCTCGGAGGAGCTGGGGCGGCCGACCGCGGTGGACGCGCACCCCAAGTACGCCGTCGCGCTGGGCGCCGCCGCGCTGGCCGGCGTCGAGACGGGGCCCGCCGGGGTGAGCCTGGAAACCGCGAAGGTCATCCCGGCCGCCCGCTCGAGCGGCAACGGCGGCCTGGCGCGGACCGAGCAGGCGGAGGAGCAGGGCCCGGCGGCCGGTGGCGGGGGCACACCCCCGCCCGAGACCGGCGGACGCGGTGGGGGAGGCGGGGAGCCGGAGGGCGAGCCGTCGGGCCGGCGCGGAGGTCGGGCGCGGGCCGCGGTGACCGGCGTGCTCGGCAAGCCGCGCAACATCATCATGCTCGCCGCCGCGGTGCTCGGCGTGCTGGTCCTGGTGGGGACGCTCAGCCTGTTCGGCGGTGGAGTGGGGCCCGACGTGCAGGCGCCGGGGCCGCGGGAGGCCGAGCCGATCGTGCCCGGCCCAGCGGTGCAGCCCAACGCGTTCGCCGAGAGCCTGCCGAACCCGACCCCGGCTCCCGACATCGGTGTCGCTGCCCCGCGCGGGGTCGCCGTGACCCCCGACGGCCGCTACGCCTTCGTCACCAGCCGGAACACCAGCCGGGTCTCGGTGATCGACGTCGCGAACGGCCAGGTGGTCGCCTCGGTGTTCCTCAAGGTGCCGCCGCAGTTCGTCGCGGTCGCCCCGGACGGCCGCCGCGCCTACGTCAGTGCCTACCCGCCCACGGGGCCGGAGAACCAGGTGGCAGTGATCGACGTCGCCAGCGCGACCGTGATCGCCGAGGTGCCGGTGGGCAAGCACCCCTACACGCTCGCGGTGTCCCCGGACGGCCGGCAGGTCTACGTGCCCGACCACGACTCGGCGGAGATCTCGATCATGTCGACCGAGACCAACGCCGTGGAGGGCGTCATCCGCGTCCCGCGCAACCCGCACTCGGTCTCGTTCAGCCCGGACGGCCAGACCGCCTACGTCGCCAACCACGAGTCCAACCTCGTCTCGGTGGTCGACACCGCGAGCCGCTCGGTGACCGACACCATCCCGGTGCCGCCCAGCCCGCACAGCACGACCATCACGCCGGACGGAACCGAGGTGCTGGTCGCCAGCTACGACGCGGGCACGGTCTCGACCATCGACACCGGCTCGAAGAAGGTCGTCGCGACCACCCGCGTCGGGATCAAGCCCTCCAGCGTCGCGATCGCCCCCGACGGCAGGCACGCCTACGTGGTCAACGAGGGCTCGAACTCGGTCTCGGTGATGGCCACCGGGACGGACCGGGTGACAGCCACCCTGCCGGTGGGAGTGGCGCCGGTCGCGGCAGCCGTCACGCCCGACGGCCGGCAGGCCTACGTCACCAACGTCAACTCGAACTCGGTCTCGGTGCTCAACACCGGCCGGTGA
- a CDS encoding histidine kinase has translation MTERREVRGELGTCPAPSPGASEWLHRRRLERKLHDGPALRLAALSLRLGVCSHRARDEQLVHECLAGAQDELHAVLQELREVASQIYPPVLATAGLGVALEAMAERFGVPLSVRAPAERFSAEVEAAAYFEVAESVARLSDDAVALEVVIDRVGDELVLDIAAERKKGAERGPDDVITVRMPCE, from the coding sequence ATGACCGAGCGGCGCGAGGTACGCGGCGAGCTGGGCACGTGCCCGGCGCCCTCGCCCGGGGCGAGTGAATGGCTGCACCGGCGCCGCCTGGAACGCAAGCTGCACGACGGGCCTGCGTTGCGGCTGGCCGCGCTGTCGCTGAGGCTGGGGGTGTGTAGCCACCGGGCGCGTGACGAGCAGCTGGTGCACGAGTGCCTCGCGGGCGCCCAGGACGAGCTGCACGCGGTCCTGCAGGAGCTGCGCGAGGTCGCCAGCCAGATCTACCCGCCCGTGCTGGCCACGGCGGGACTGGGGGTCGCGCTGGAGGCGATGGCGGAGCGGTTCGGGGTGCCGCTGTCGGTGCGGGCACCCGCCGAACGGTTCTCGGCCGAGGTCGAGGCCGCCGCGTACTTCGAGGTGGCCGAGAGCGTGGCGAGGCTGTCCGACGACGCGGTGGCTCTCGAGGTCGTGATCGACCGGGTCGGCGACGAGCTGGTGCTCGACATCGCCGCCGAACGCAAGAAAGGGGCCGAGCGCGGACCGGACGACGTGATCACGGTGAGGATGCCATGCGAGTAG
- a CDS encoding response regulator transcription factor: MRVAIAEDGALFREGLVMLLGAAGHEVVSCVGGGDELIESLGDGTEADVAILDIRMPPEPEGGLVTAERLRSAHPQMGLLLLSHYAETHYLMRILDIGTDRIGYRLKEKIASVDVLGDTLERIHAGEIVIEPVLAKRLVERPRGREEKALSELSEREEEVLKLMAEGRSNPGIAGQLYISPKAVEKHVASILSKLGIPPDDTGHHRRVLAVLTYLRARWVET; encoded by the coding sequence ATGCGAGTAGCTATTGCCGAGGACGGCGCGCTGTTCCGGGAGGGCCTGGTGATGCTGCTCGGCGCGGCTGGCCACGAGGTGGTCTCGTGCGTGGGCGGCGGCGACGAGCTGATCGAGAGCCTCGGCGACGGCACCGAGGCCGACGTGGCCATCCTGGACATCCGGATGCCGCCGGAGCCCGAGGGCGGGCTGGTCACCGCCGAGCGGCTGCGCTCGGCCCACCCGCAGATGGGACTGCTGCTGCTCTCCCACTACGCCGAGACCCACTACCTGATGCGCATCCTGGACATCGGCACCGACCGGATCGGCTACCGGCTCAAGGAGAAGATCGCCAGCGTCGACGTGCTGGGCGACACCCTGGAGCGCATCCACGCCGGTGAGATCGTCATCGAACCCGTGCTGGCCAAGCGGCTGGTGGAGCGGCCGCGCGGCCGGGAGGAGAAGGCGCTCTCCGAGCTCAGCGAGCGTGAGGAGGAGGTGCTCAAGCTGATGGCCGAAGGGCGCTCGAACCCCGGCATCGCCGGTCAGCTCTACATCAGCCCCAAGGCCGTCGAGAAGCACGTGGCGAGCATCCTGTCCAAGCTCGGGATCCCGCCCGACGACACCGGCCACCACCGCCGGGTGCTCGCGGTGCTCACCTACCTGCGCGCCAGGTGGGTCGAGACCTGA